A stretch of Halocalculus aciditolerans DNA encodes these proteins:
- a CDS encoding XkdF-like putative serine protease domain-containing protein has product MSTESRQSLSKTVEMKAVDDERQIAVGGVLVPNKVDLQGDFVRPETIQALADDFMRRLQTGGDAEGGVMHAAFPGSDDVTLAENDVLDEARTVGGKTFPAGTWLQSWKFHDDRLWRLVKSGTLAGYSIGAREVLAKEYSPDSVPAGVVVPDYHSDGEPVEEIVGGKIVEVSSVDIPAVPDAQMVSLKSADDLAKAQDALTEGMEACVTVLQDRGHGETEATELCTYLQDNTKMTDDPDGDDAGGETPEKDVDEDAGSDGGPEKSADEAGLFARVGRAVFGGEKSAEEAVEAAEAEAEKAGRVLSKANRERAMTIHDEALAMVKSSSQVDTSDYQAFADDPSVSYDGSGTSSKQTNSTEPDMSDKNEDEPPEWAKSLIDDVEELKNDIAEEKTETEPEEGEEKSTDGEEEEMPEWAKSLQEDINETKSDLDDLAEARGKSQQIGGEGDETEADGWEKTFGIPGDA; this is encoded by the coding sequence ATGAGCACCGAGTCCCGACAGTCGCTATCGAAGACTGTCGAGATGAAGGCCGTCGACGACGAGCGGCAGATCGCTGTCGGCGGGGTGCTCGTCCCGAACAAGGTCGACCTCCAAGGCGACTTCGTCCGACCTGAGACCATTCAGGCGCTCGCGGATGACTTCATGCGCCGACTCCAAACCGGCGGCGACGCCGAGGGCGGCGTGATGCACGCCGCGTTCCCCGGCAGCGACGATGTCACCCTCGCCGAAAACGACGTCCTCGACGAAGCTCGGACCGTCGGCGGGAAAACGTTCCCTGCTGGCACCTGGCTGCAGTCGTGGAAGTTCCACGACGACCGCCTCTGGCGACTCGTCAAGTCCGGCACGCTCGCTGGCTACAGTATCGGCGCGCGCGAAGTGCTCGCGAAGGAGTACTCGCCCGACAGCGTCCCGGCTGGCGTCGTCGTCCCCGATTACCACTCGGACGGCGAGCCCGTCGAGGAAATTGTCGGCGGGAAGATCGTCGAGGTGTCCTCGGTGGACATCCCGGCGGTTCCCGACGCCCAGATGGTCTCCCTCAAGAGCGCGGATGACCTCGCGAAAGCGCAGGACGCGCTCACCGAGGGGATGGAGGCGTGCGTCACGGTCCTCCAAGATCGCGGCCACGGCGAGACGGAAGCGACCGAACTCTGCACCTACCTACAGGACAACACCAAGATGACCGACGACCCCGACGGCGACGACGCCGGCGGGGAGACACCCGAGAAAGACGTGGACGAAGACGCCGGCTCGGATGGCGGGCCGGAGAAGTCGGCCGACGAGGCCGGACTCTTCGCCCGCGTCGGCCGCGCCGTCTTCGGCGGCGAGAAATCCGCCGAGGAAGCCGTCGAAGCTGCAGAGGCCGAGGCGGAGAAGGCCGGTCGCGTCCTCTCGAAGGCGAACCGCGAACGCGCGATGACGATCCACGATGAAGCGCTCGCGATGGTCAAGTCATCGAGTCAGGTCGACACGAGTGACTACCAGGCGTTCGCCGACGACCCGAGTGTCTCCTACGACGGCAGCGGGACGAGCAGCAAGCAAACTAACTCTACAGAACCCGACATGAGTGACAAGAACGAGGACGAACCCCCTGAGTGGGCGAAGAGCCTCATCGACGACGTCGAAGAGCTGAAGAACGATATCGCAGAAGAGAAGACCGAGACCGAACCCGAAGAGGGCGAGGAGAAGTCCACCGACGGGGAGGAGGAGGAGATGCCCGAATGGGCGAAGAGCCTCCAAGAAGACATCAACGAGACGAAGAGCGACCTCGACGACCTCGCCGAAGCTCGCGGGAAGAGCCAGCAGATCGGCGGCGAAGGCGACGAAACCGAAGCGGATGGCTGGGAGAAGACGTTCGGCATCCCGGGTGACGCCTGA
- a CDS encoding phage major capsid protein codes for MSSANRDALDKVTTGDFAGGGLLSDKQFEQFYQKVQDQTVLMPRIRIQPVDAPKGQIDKIGVGERLLREATEGESSGDSGLNSPNTGKIDYSVTKVELPWELSNETLEDTIEHENTANILLNKFTRQFGVDIEDLGANGDESSGDSFIGIEDGWIKLATDQGSPTYDHQNAAIDKSVFSNVRHLLDQKYKRTQNLVFVGSGSQKEEFEEYVTDRSTAAGDAMLMNGDDPTPFGYDWITPPSWPDDTIMFVDPQNLLFIPQRRQKVNMTTEGEAIVRRDLYAIYNMIARADFQIEEAEGVALATNIAAP; via the coding sequence ATGTCGAGCGCGAACCGCGACGCCCTCGACAAGGTCACCACGGGTGACTTCGCCGGCGGCGGCCTGCTGAGCGACAAGCAGTTCGAGCAGTTCTACCAAAAGGTCCAGGACCAGACGGTTCTGATGCCTCGTATCCGAATCCAGCCCGTCGACGCTCCCAAGGGCCAGATCGACAAGATCGGCGTCGGCGAACGCCTCCTCCGCGAGGCAACCGAGGGGGAGTCCTCGGGCGACAGTGGCCTGAACTCGCCGAACACCGGGAAGATCGACTACTCGGTGACGAAGGTGGAACTCCCGTGGGAGCTCTCGAACGAGACCCTCGAAGACACCATCGAGCACGAGAACACGGCGAACATCCTCCTCAACAAGTTCACTCGCCAGTTCGGTGTGGACATCGAGGACCTCGGCGCGAACGGCGATGAATCCAGCGGCGATTCCTTCATCGGCATCGAAGACGGCTGGATCAAGCTCGCGACCGACCAGGGGAGCCCGACCTACGATCACCAGAACGCCGCCATCGACAAGTCGGTGTTCTCGAACGTCCGTCACCTCCTCGATCAGAAGTACAAGCGGACTCAGAACCTCGTGTTCGTCGGGTCCGGCTCGCAGAAGGAGGAGTTCGAGGAGTACGTCACCGACCGGTCGACGGCGGCTGGGGACGCGATGCTGATGAACGGCGACGACCCGACGCCGTTCGGCTACGACTGGATCACTCCTCCGTCGTGGCCTGACGACACCATCATGTTCGTCGACCCGCAGAACCTCCTCTTCATCCCCCAGCGCCGGCAGAAGGTCAACATGACGACGGAGGGAGAGGCCATCGTCCGCCGCGACCTCTACGCGATCTACAACATGATCGCCCGCGCCGACTTCCAGATCGAGGAAGCCGAGGGTGTCGCACTCGCCACGAACATCGCGGCTCCGTGA
- a CDS encoding phage portal protein has product MSDGDNEGEHTETIELRASTERGVPSPKGREKSTTSQQEEAAKWEEGPHDTINPPYPLEKLAQLSEINETRDVAVRKKAKYTAGYGFDIVPADSADADDPPGEDVVREFWDGGKFTLGPDAMATTSTALLERAMQDYEGIGFFGLEVLVQGDGTPIGLAHVPAQTLRRRQETSEGWVQIRNGETQYFAPFGARYSDEGEEQYFIDPETGERQPDADGAANELIVLHNPAISSVYYGLPDDASAIQTIQGDQAAKTFNVSFFENDGVPRIAVMVEGGTVSDRTREDIRNTFMASKGAEESHRTAIIDVEPTANPMDDLSGNGSSQNVSIKVEPLTVGVEEDASFTEYRRHNEHEILKVHEVPPAVAGYTDSANFAQDSQAQREQFAEDVIQPRQRALAMRLYETIHKVGLDVDGWTLEFKLRGASNRQKEVEIASTVAQGNSANAITVNELRTEYLDLPPLTDDAGDPLPMGQLLLTEVGSVPSGPRGDIQAAVDDAIEEAKREQRAEDLGYDVEARSDGGGEG; this is encoded by the coding sequence ATGAGTGACGGAGACAACGAAGGCGAGCACACGGAGACCATCGAACTCCGAGCGTCGACCGAGCGCGGTGTTCCGTCGCCGAAGGGTCGGGAGAAGTCGACGACGAGCCAGCAGGAAGAGGCGGCGAAGTGGGAGGAAGGGCCGCACGACACCATCAACCCGCCCTACCCGCTGGAGAAGCTCGCCCAACTCTCCGAGATCAACGAGACGCGGGACGTCGCCGTCCGAAAGAAGGCGAAGTACACCGCCGGCTACGGCTTCGACATCGTCCCAGCCGACAGCGCCGACGCCGACGACCCACCCGGCGAGGACGTCGTTCGCGAGTTCTGGGACGGAGGGAAATTTACGCTCGGGCCGGACGCGATGGCGACGACGTCAACGGCGCTCCTCGAACGAGCGATGCAGGACTACGAGGGCATCGGGTTCTTCGGCTTAGAGGTGCTCGTTCAGGGGGACGGCACGCCCATCGGTCTCGCGCACGTCCCCGCGCAGACGCTTCGCCGTCGGCAGGAGACGTCGGAAGGCTGGGTGCAGATCCGGAACGGAGAGACGCAGTACTTCGCGCCGTTCGGTGCGCGGTACTCCGACGAGGGCGAGGAGCAGTACTTCATCGACCCCGAGACCGGGGAACGCCAACCGGATGCGGATGGCGCGGCGAACGAACTGATTGTCCTGCACAACCCTGCGATCTCCTCGGTCTACTACGGCCTCCCCGACGACGCCTCAGCGATCCAGACCATCCAGGGCGACCAGGCGGCGAAGACGTTCAACGTCTCGTTCTTCGAGAACGACGGCGTCCCCCGAATCGCCGTGATGGTCGAGGGAGGAACCGTCTCCGACCGGACGCGTGAGGACATCCGGAATACGTTCATGGCCTCGAAGGGCGCAGAAGAATCGCATCGGACGGCGATTATCGACGTCGAACCCACGGCGAACCCGATGGACGACCTCTCCGGAAATGGCTCCTCGCAGAACGTCTCCATCAAGGTCGAGCCACTCACCGTCGGCGTGGAAGAGGACGCGAGCTTCACGGAGTATCGCCGGCATAACGAGCACGAAATCCTCAAGGTCCATGAGGTCCCGCCGGCCGTCGCCGGCTACACGGACTCCGCGAACTTCGCGCAGGATTCGCAGGCCCAGCGGGAGCAGTTCGCGGAGGACGTCATCCAGCCGCGTCAGCGCGCCCTCGCGATGCGCCTCTACGAGACCATCCACAAGGTCGGCCTCGACGTCGACGGCTGGACGCTTGAGTTCAAGCTCCGCGGCGCGTCGAACCGGCAGAAGGAGGTGGAGATCGCGTCGACGGTCGCGCAGGGGAACTCTGCGAACGCGATCACGGTGAACGAACTGCGGACGGAGTACCTCGACCTCCCGCCCCTCACAGATGACGCCGGCGACCCGCTCCCGATGGGGCAGCTCCTCCTCACCGAGGTCGGGAGCGTCCCGTCCGGCCCCCGCGGCGACATCCAGGCGGCCGTCGACGATGCCATCGAGGAAGCGAAGCGCGAGCAGCGCGCGGAAGACCTCGGCTACGACGTGGAAGCCCGCTCCGACGGTGGGGGTGAGGGGTAG
- a CDS encoding HK97 gp10 family phage protein encodes MANGPIKIEWENGHAPKDVKQRLRRLVEELRSELKGAMEWAVDKIEATAKKLAPVDTGRLRSDINNAVNRIARDAVRGRVGNSVEYAPVQEYVYNPYLGPALEAHVVEIRDHFERVVSEVCGEVSRS; translated from the coding sequence GTGGCTAACGGCCCGATCAAGATCGAGTGGGAGAACGGCCACGCACCGAAGGACGTCAAGCAGCGTCTCCGCCGGCTCGTCGAGGAGCTCCGGTCCGAACTCAAGGGCGCGATGGAGTGGGCGGTCGACAAGATCGAGGCGACGGCGAAGAAGCTCGCCCCGGTCGACACCGGCCGACTCCGCTCCGATATCAACAACGCCGTCAACCGTATCGCCCGAGACGCCGTCCGCGGCCGCGTCGGGAACAGCGTCGAGTACGCGCCCGTCCAGGAGTACGTCTACAACCCCTACCTCGGACCCGCCCTCGAAGCGCACGTCGTCGAGATTCGCGATCACTTCGAGCGAGTCGTCAGCGAGGTCTGCGGCGAGGTGAGCCGCTCGTGA
- a CDS encoding phage terminase large subunit family protein: protein MASTGDVESGAAMRRAKRDVLNPIENPDRWMDFANEVTRGYMGAELDDYHLLGDHHRQWIEDFQADEDLVLMCHRDGLKTTINIVVLIAHLEYQPGFRAHWIANNQEQAYKKADEELSNFIERNPWLVELNKPMEKDSKTSKTWANGSKLNAGWLFGGIEGDRSHLLVLDDVIKEHGDGDTDRILDWIEGVTVPMVKDGGHTVIIGTRKRPDDIYAHFRSQEGYAVREYPAVLDVWDQEFREDADWEARRPDPGLYSEVDDPWHEGETMQVLWPDARGPEWLADKRTKMSDHRFWREYSLVLRGAAGDLLDASAVNRLVDDGGCSIRGRQPPREYTAGAGEAVIVAHDPAASKTGDRAAFVTELVRRDGRRVPLDVQYGKGLQPSDVKATLTDLDERYDPAMVVIESNGMQTYVANDAIEFSASLRGKVRGMSTSGQKHSWENGIPRLQTLVENGGILFHRGDDGVEDLIQAMLSLKMEDNKLKGHTPDLVAAWYMAEKGIQALEKAGVLDETDPGADGDDDTHRDANTGLGINTL, encoded by the coding sequence ATGGCGTCCACTGGCGACGTCGAATCCGGGGCAGCGATGCGGCGAGCGAAGCGCGACGTTCTCAACCCCATCGAGAACCCGGACCGCTGGATGGACTTCGCGAACGAGGTCACCCGCGGCTACATGGGCGCGGAGCTCGACGACTACCACCTCCTTGGCGACCATCACCGCCAGTGGATCGAGGACTTCCAGGCCGACGAAGACCTCGTCCTCATGTGCCATCGGGACGGCCTGAAGACGACCATCAACATCGTCGTCCTCATCGCCCACCTCGAGTACCAACCGGGCTTCCGCGCTCACTGGATCGCGAACAACCAGGAGCAGGCGTACAAGAAGGCCGACGAGGAACTCTCCAACTTCATCGAGCGGAACCCCTGGCTCGTCGAGCTGAACAAGCCGATGGAGAAGGACTCGAAGACGTCGAAGACGTGGGCGAACGGCTCGAAGCTGAACGCCGGCTGGCTCTTCGGCGGCATCGAGGGCGACCGCAGCCACCTCCTGGTGCTCGACGACGTCATCAAGGAGCACGGCGACGGCGACACCGACCGCATCCTCGACTGGATCGAGGGCGTCACCGTCCCGATGGTCAAGGACGGCGGCCACACCGTCATCATCGGGACGCGGAAACGCCCCGACGACATCTACGCGCACTTCAGGAGTCAGGAGGGGTACGCCGTCCGCGAGTATCCAGCCGTCCTCGACGTCTGGGACCAAGAGTTCCGTGAGGACGCTGACTGGGAGGCGCGGCGTCCCGACCCCGGACTCTACAGCGAGGTCGATGACCCCTGGCACGAGGGCGAGACCATGCAGGTCCTCTGGCCAGACGCCCGCGGGCCGGAGTGGCTCGCCGACAAGCGCACGAAGATGAGCGACCACCGCTTCTGGCGCGAATACTCGCTCGTGCTTCGGGGCGCGGCGGGCGATCTCCTCGACGCCAGCGCGGTGAACCGGCTCGTCGACGACGGCGGCTGCAGTATCCGCGGCCGCCAGCCCCCACGCGAGTACACGGCGGGGGCCGGCGAGGCCGTCATCGTGGCACACGACCCTGCGGCGTCGAAGACTGGTGACCGGGCGGCGTTCGTGACAGAGCTCGTCCGCCGGGACGGTCGCCGCGTCCCCCTCGACGTCCAGTACGGTAAGGGCCTCCAGCCCTCGGACGTCAAGGCGACACTCACCGACCTCGACGAACGCTACGACCCCGCGATGGTCGTCATCGAATCGAACGGGATGCAGACGTACGTCGCGAACGACGCCATCGAGTTCTCCGCGAGCCTGCGCGGGAAGGTCCGCGGCATGTCGACGTCCGGCCAGAAGCACTCGTGGGAGAACGGCATCCCCCGGTTGCAGACGCTTGTCGAGAACGGTGGGATCCTCTTCCATCGCGGTGACGACGGGGTCGAGGATCTCATCCAGGCGATGCTCTCCCTCAAGATGGAGGATAACAAGCTGAAGGGCCACACGCCCGACCTCGTCGCGGCGTGGTACATGGCGGAGAAGGGTATCCAGGCGTTGGAGAAGGCGGGCGTCCTTGACGAGACGGACCCCGGCGCTGACGGCGACGACGACACGCATCGAGACGCGAACACCGGCCTCGGCATCAACACACTATGA
- a CDS encoding phage head morphogenesis protein gives MCQACRRAGSQDVLHKSPGDVHRRAKYAPSVERFIEQYSREYARELKQSEVELLEALRDGRLQLLNENALHGQVREIFVDGRAEYDAVVKGMHIDGADAGREVAIQRHALDISMDLTRDEVIRVLESNALAMSEATTQRIVGDLSEALARGYREGMSIPDIADVLEDEVFEDMRGWESERIARTNVVSGSNKGATEAYRDSGAVGKEWVATSGPRTRKTHREADGQVVPIDGTFVVGGAQADHPGDASLPLDELINCRCTVAPVRDPARLGA, from the coding sequence GTGTGCCAGGCCTGCCGGCGTGCGGGTAGCCAGGACGTCCTCCACAAGAGTCCCGGCGATGTCCACCGCCGAGCCAAGTACGCGCCGTCGGTCGAGCGCTTCATCGAGCAGTACTCCCGGGAGTACGCTCGCGAGCTGAAGCAGTCCGAGGTCGAGCTCCTCGAAGCGCTTCGGGATGGCCGGCTGCAACTCCTCAACGAGAACGCGCTCCACGGGCAGGTCCGGGAGATCTTCGTCGACGGCCGCGCCGAGTACGACGCCGTCGTGAAGGGGATGCATATCGACGGCGCGGACGCCGGCCGGGAGGTCGCCATCCAGCGGCACGCCCTCGATATCTCGATGGACCTCACCCGCGACGAGGTCATTCGGGTACTGGAGTCGAACGCGCTCGCGATGAGTGAAGCGACCACCCAGCGCATCGTCGGTGACCTCTCGGAGGCGCTCGCCCGCGGGTACCGCGAGGGGATGAGTATCCCCGATATCGCGGACGTCCTTGAGGACGAGGTCTTTGAGGATATGCGGGGGTGGGAGTCGGAGCGGATCGCTCGGACGAACGTCGTCAGTGGGAGCAACAAGGGGGCGACCGAAGCCTACCGTGACTCGGGGGCGGTCGGGAAGGAGTGGGTGGCGACGTCCGGGCCGCGGACGCGGAAGACGCATCGCGAAGCCGACGGTCAGGTCGTCCCCATCGACGGGACGTTCGTTGTCGGCGGCGCGCAGGCTGACCACCCCGGCGACGCGAGCCTGCCGCTTGACGAGCTCATCAACTGTCGATGCACGGTCGCGCCCGTCCGCGACCCCGCGAGGCTTGGAGCATGA